A genomic region of Eucalyptus grandis isolate ANBG69807.140 chromosome 5, ASM1654582v1, whole genome shotgun sequence contains the following coding sequences:
- the LOC120293990 gene encoding G-type lectin S-receptor-like serine/threonine-protein kinase At1g61390, with protein MRLLISWCSCSVIFCLLQASHRASGVAYNITPSEPLFPNQTLVSSGNIFELGFFTPRGSENQYVGIWYKNLTPSKILWVANRERPLVYTDWSAKLTIDSDGNLKLMDGQENIVWSTNVSSPSSYTLAALLDSGNFVLQDGNYSEIWGSFEDPTDTLLPTMKIGVNVRTGVKKSLISWRSDSDPFPGSFSTGVTSETPPQAFTWNGSTPYWRSGQWDKSKFIGISTMDQSYSSGFTVQQDTQQGTTYFSMNRYNFFGYMFISPGGSLKIMYWDDGAEVWLMDWAAPNNTCEIYRTCGPFGVCNSLNSPIGRCIDGFVPKSNEEWNSGNWTRGCEREMELNCQKNTSTSTSTNVKKDAFWQMSQMKLPDSGNYISDIGDEEECESWCRSNCSCLAYSYVSTIGFMVWSKDLIDLQEFPTDGEDLFVRVAHVKAGGSRHKAVIISLSTIAGIMFFAVFVFVLCKWRANKTGTIEKLYQCCQRIVHAMKKVS; from the exons ATGCGgctcttgatttcttggtgcTCTTGCTCGGTCATCTTCTGCCTACTTCAGGCAAGTCATAGGGCCAGCGGTGTAGCTTACAATATTACTCCATCGGAGCCGCTCTTTCCGAACCAAACTCTCGTCTCCTCTGGCAATATATTCGAGCTTGGGTTCTTCACGCCACGCGGGTCAGAAAATCAGTATGTTGGCATATGGTACAAGAACTTGACGCCTTCTAAGATCCTGTGGGTGGCCAATAGGGAGCGGCCACTTGTGTACACAGATTGGTCTGCAAAACTAACGATAGACAGTGATGGGAATTTGAAGCTCATGGATGGACAAGAAAATATAGTTTGGTCTACCAATGTCTCTAGTCCGTCCAGTTATACATTGGCGGCGCTATTAGATAGTGGGAATTTTGTTCTGCAAGATGGAAATTATAGCGAAATATGGGGAAGCTTCGAGGATCCGACGGACACTCTTCTTCCAACAATGAAGATAGGAGTAAATGTCAGGACTGGAGTGAAAAAGTCTTTAATTTCCTGGAGAAGCGACAGTGATCCATTCCCTGGAAGTTTCTCGACTGGAGTGACATCCGAGACGCCACCTCAAGCTTTCACTTGGAATGGTTCGACCCCTTACTGGAGAAGCGGGCAATGGGACAAATCGAAATTTATCGGCATATCAACCATGGACCAATCATACTCGAGTGGCTTCACTGTCCAGCAGGATACTCAACAGGGAACCACTTACTTTTCAATGAATAGATACAATTTCTTTGGATACATGTTCATTTCTCCCGGAGGATCTCTCAAGATAATGTATTGGGATGATGGAGCTGAGGTTTGGTTGATGGATTGGGCAGCACCGAACAATACTTGCGAGATTTATAGAACTTGCGGTCCATTTGGAGTTTGTAACTCATTGAATTCGCCTATTGGCAGATGCATAGATGGGTTTGTGCCAAAGTCAAATGAAGAATGGAACAGTGGAAACTGGACCAGAGGATGTGAAAGAGAGATGGAATTGAATTGCCAGAAAAACACAAGCACATCGACTTCTACAAATGTAAAGAAAGatgcattttggcaaatgagCCAGATGAAACTACCCGACTCTGGGAACTATATATCAGACattggagatgaagaagaatgtGAAAGCTGGTGCCGGAGCAATTGTTCTTGCTTGGCTTATTCTTACGTCAGCACCATTGGATTCATGGTTTGGAGTAAAGACCTCATTGATCTTCAGGAATTTCCCACAGATGGGGAAGATCTATTTGTTCGAGTTGCACATGTAAAAGCAG GAGGATCGCGACACAAAGCAGTTATCATCAGCCTAAGTACTATTGCAGGGATTATGTTCTTTGCAgtatttgtttttgttctttgcaAATGGAGAGCTAACAAAACAGGTACTATTGAAAAGCTATATCAGTGTTGTCAGAGGATTGTGCACGCTATGAAAAAAGTAAGCTAA
- the LOC104447302 gene encoding LOW QUALITY PROTEIN: G-type lectin S-receptor-like serine/threonine-protein kinase At1g61370 (The sequence of the model RefSeq protein was modified relative to this genomic sequence to represent the inferred CDS: inserted 1 base in 1 codon) translates to MRLLISWCSCSVIFCLLQASHRASGVAYNITPSEPLFPNQTLVSSGNIFELGFFTPRGSENQYVGIWYKNLTPSKILWVANRERPLVYTDWSAKLTIDSDGNLKLMDGQENIVWSTNVSSPSSYTSAALLDSGNFVLQDGNYSEIWGSFEDPTDTLLPTMKIEVNVRTGVKKSLISWRSDSDPFPGSFSTGVTSETPPQAFTWNGSTPYWRSGQWDKSKFIGISTMDQSYSSGFTVQQDTQQGTTYFSMNRYNFFGYMFISPGGSLKIMYWDDGAKAWLMDWAAPNNTCEIYGTCGPFGVCNSLNSPICRCIDGFVPKSNEEWNSGNWTRGCEREMELNCQKNTSTSTSSNVKKDAFWQMSQMNLPDSGDYISDIGDEEECESWCRSNCSCXAYSYVSTIGCMVWSKDLIDLQEYPTDGEDLFVRVAHVKAGGLRHKAVIISLSTIAGIMFFAVFVFVLCKWRANKTDTPEKSTELTQGNAWKKQLKQDDSLELTLYSFDSILLATNKFSTTSKLGQGGFGSVYKGKLKDGKEVAVKRLSSTSAQGVEEFKNEIILISKLQHRNLVKLVGYCIEGEEKILLYEYLSNKSLDTFLFDSRKKAELDWGKRFQIIQEIARGLLYLHRDSCLRVIHRDLKVSNILLDEKMNPKISDFGLARMFEGTQVLVNTQKIVGTLGYMSPEYAMGGIFSERSDVYSFGVLLLEIVSGKKNTALYDQGHLNLLSYAWQLWSDGKALDLTDVAMAVSSPLEVTRCIHVGLLCVQDHATDRPNMSNVVLMLSGESDLPQPRQPIFTFQAEMPNHSNPSQQESIRSVNTFTNTVVEGR, encoded by the exons ATGCGgctcttgatttcttggtgcTCTTGCTCGGTCATCTTCTGCCTACTTCAGGCAAGTCATAGGGCCAGCGGTGTAGCTTACAATATTACTCCATCGGAGCCGCTCTTTCCGAACCAAACTCTCGTCTCCTCTGGCAATATATTCGAGCTTGGGTTCTTCACGCCACGCGGGTCAGAAAATCAGTATGTTGGCATATGGTACAAGAACTTGACGCCTTCTAAGATCCTGTGGGTGGCCAATAGGGAGCGGCCACTTGTGTACACAGATTGGTCTGCAAAACTAACGATAGACAGTGATGGGAATTTGAAGCTCATGGATGGACAAGAAAATATAGTTTGGTCTACCAATGTCTCTAGTCCGTCCAGTTATACATCGGCGGCGCTATTAGATAGTGGGAATTTTGTTCTGCAAGATGGAAATTATAGCGAAATATGGGGAAGCTTCGAGGATCCGACGGACACTCTTCTTCCAACAATGAAGATAGAAGTAAATGTCAGGACTGGAGTGAAAAAGTCTTTAATTTCCTGGAGAAGCGACAGTGATCCATTCCCTGGAAGTTTCTCGACTGGAGTGACATCCGAGACGCCACCTCAAGCTTTCACTTGGAATGGTTCGACCCCTTACTGGAGAAGCGGGCAATGGGACAAATCGAAATTTATCGGCATATCAACCATGGACCAATCATACTCGAGTGGCTTCACTGTCCAGCAGGATACTCAACAGGGAACCACTTACTTTTCAATGAATAGATACAATTTCTTTGGATACATGTTCATTTCTCCCGGAGGATCTCTCAAGATAATGTACTGGGATGATGGAGCTAAGGCATGGTTGATGGATTGGGCAGCACCGAACAATACTTGCGAGATTTATGGAACTTGTGGTCCATTTGGAGTTTGTAACTCACTGAATTCGCCTATTTGCAGATGCATAGATGGGTTTGTGCCAAAGTCAAATGAAGAATGGAACAGTGGAAACTGGACCAGAGGATGTGAAAGAGAGATGGAATTGAATTGCCAGAAAAACACAAGCACATCGACTTCTTCAAATGTAAAGAAAGatgcattttggcaaatgagCCAGATGAATCTACCCGACTCTGGGGACTATATATCAGACattggagatgaagaagaatgtGAAAGCTGGTGCCGGAGCAATTGTTCTT TTGCTTATTCTTACGTCAGCACCATTGGATGCATGGTTTGGAGTAAAGACCTCATTGATCTTCAGGAATATCCCACAGATGGGGAAGATCTATTTGTTCGAGTTGCACATGTAAAAGCAG GAGGATTGCGACACAAAGCAGTTATCATCAGCCTGAGTACTATTGCAGGGATTATGTTCTTTGCAgtatttgtttttgttctttgcaAATGGAGAGCTAACAAAACAG ATACACCTGAAAAATCGACGGAGCTGACACAAGGAAATGCATGGAAAAAGcagttgaagcaagatgattcACTGGAATTGACCCTTTATAGTTTTGATAGCATACTACTTGCTACAAACAAGTTCAGCACGACAAGTAAACTCGGGCAAGGAGGGTTTGGCTCTGTTTATAAG GGGAAGCTGAAAGATGGGAAAGAGGTAGCTGTGAAAAGACTTTCCAGTACCTCAGCCCAAGGCGTTGAAGAGTTCAAGAATGAGATCATCCTTATATCGAAACTCCAGCATCGAAATCTTGTTAAACTCGTGGGTTACTgcattgaaggagaagaaaagattttGTTATATGAGTACTTGTCGAATAAAAGCTTGGAcacctttctttttg ATTCAAGAAAGAAGGCAGAACTTGACTGGGGCAAACGATTTCAAATAATTCAGGAGATTGCAAGGGGGCTGCTCTACCTCCATCGAGATTCTTGCCTTAGGGTCATACATCGAGACTTGAAAGTAAGCAACATTCTCTTGGATGAAAAGATGAACCcgaaaatttcagattttgggcTAGCACGAATGTTTGAGGGCACTCAAGTTTTGGTGAACACTCAAAAAATTGTTGGAACACT TGGCTATATGTCTCCTGAGTATGCCATGGGTGGAATATTTTCCGAGAGGTCcgatgtctatagctttggaGTGTTGCTACTGGAGATAGTAAGCGGCAAAAAGAACACGGCCTTGTATGACCAGGGACATCTGAATCTCCTTTCCTAC GCATGGCAATTATGGAGTGATGGCAAAGCATTGGACCTAACGGATGTAGCAATGGCTGTTAGCTCTCCTTTGGAGGTAACAAGATGCATCCATGTTGGGCTTCTCTGTGTTCAGGACCATGCCACGGATAGACCAAACATGTCGAATGTGGTTCTGATGTTAAGTGGCGAGTCAGATCTTCCTCAGCCAAGGCAACCTATATTCACTTTCCAAGCTGAAATGCCAAATCATTCTAATCCATCACAGCAAGAAAGCATCCGGTCTGTTAACACTTTCACCAATACAGTGGTCGAAGGAAGATGA
- the LOC120293989 gene encoding G-type lectin S-receptor-like serine/threonine-protein kinase At1g61390 encodes MGGIFSERSNVYSFGVLLLEIAWQLWSDGKALDLTDVAMAVTSPLEITRCIHVGLLCVQDHATDRPNMLNVVLMLSGESDLPQPRQPIFTFQAERPNHSIPSQQESIRFVNTITNTMVEGR; translated from the exons ATGGGTGGAATATTTTCCGAGAGGTCCAATGTCTATAGCTTCGGAGTGTTGCTACTGGAGATA GCATGGCAATTGTGGAGTGATGGCAAAGCATTGGACCTAACGGATGTAGCAATGGCTGTTACCTCTCCATTGGAGATAACAAGATGCATCCATGTTGGGCTTCTTTGTGTTCAGGACCATGCCACGGATAGACCAAACATGTTGAATGTGGTTCTGATGTTAAGTGGCGAGTCAGATCTTCCTCAGCCGAGGCAGCCTATATTCACTTTTCAAGCTGAAAGGCCAAATCATTCTATTCCATCACAACAAGAAAGCATCCGGTTTGTTAACACTATCACCAATACAATGGTCGAAGGAAGATGA